A region of Maniola jurtina chromosome 7, ilManJurt1.1, whole genome shotgun sequence DNA encodes the following proteins:
- the LOC123867067 gene encoding uncharacterized protein LOC123867067, whose product MYSTWKLKELKDELKKRGGRITGKKSELVERLEAYDRNFNFGHQTLQASQSQAIDVPAVELYKDVNSSTILPKITKHHIQSYFDRFNKNICDAVKLYESRYLLVLRSATSGQDTYLKGYCKASMKQLQYEINIKLNNDGMPEEANCECAAGEGNEAHCKHIAVVLLAAENIVQQKIIILHEVSTSQLQTFHKPSRKYYATPLRASRFPSKRDINNTVFSPYLKQNPDFDKKAFQCRFQSMILNYPQSSMPIKQIYPVASQRSICLDHEYLEKSAIDCFLESMVLQNVSEQKILEIERETRGQSNNPKWHSYRKTHITASIFHTVCHLKTESLLKYSSQILHKTTIKTKAMAHGNINEKIAMKKYMDTFNLEITECGLFLSKERPYLGASPDGLLGSETIIEVKCPYSSRNKEVCPLNVPYLQYENGKLSLKKNNIYYYQIQGQLYVTKRKFCNLLVYTFKSLEVIFIDYDEEFIKYMLEKLDYFYHNFFKAAVIKKLLYKE is encoded by the exons ATGTATTCTACCTGGAAGCTCAAAGAATTGAAAgacgaattaaaaaaacgaGGAGGGAGGATAACTGGAAAGAAATCGGAACTTGTAGAAAG gttagAAGCCTACGatcgaaattttaattttggtcaCCAAACCCTGCAAGCTTCTCAAAGCCAAGCAATTGACGTACCTGCTGTAGAACTTTACAAAGACGTTAATAGCTCCACCATATTGCCGAAGATTACCAAACATCATATTCAAAGTtactttgatag attcaataaaaatatctgcGATGCTGTTAAATTGTATGAATCGAGATACCTTCTTGTTTTACGATCAGCAACATCTGGccaagatacttacctaaaag GTTATTGCAAGGCATCCATGAAACAACTTCAATACGAGATTAACATCAAATTAAATAACGATGGAATGCCTGAAGAGGCAAACTGTGAATGTGCAGCAGGTGAAGGCAATGAAGCCCACTGTAAACACATTGCTGTGGTGCTTCTTGCAGCAGAAAACATTGtccagcaaaaaataataatacttcatGAAGTTTCTACGTCACAACTACAGACATTCCATAAGCCATCAAGGAAATATTATGCTACTCCATTACGAGCTTCCAGATTCCCATCAAAAAGGGATATAAATAATACTGTCTTCTCGCCATACTTGAAGCAAAACCCTGATTTTGACAAGAAGGCATTTCAATGCAGATTCCAGTCCATGATTCTAAATTATCCACAGTCATCAATGCCTATAAAACAGATATATCCTGTAGCCAGCCAACGAAGCATATGTTTGGACCATGAGTACTTGGAAAAAAGTGCTATAGATTGTTTTTTAGAATCTATGGTATTGCAAAATGTATCAGAACAAAAGATTCTGGAAATAGAAAGGGAGACTCGAGGACAAAGCAATAACCCAAAATGGCATAGTTACAGAAAAACCCATATAACAGCCAGCATTTTTCATACTGTGTGCcatttaaaaactgaaagtttattgaaatattccAGTCAAATCTTAcataaaactacaataaaaaccaaagcaatgGCACATggtaatataaatgaaaaaattgcaatgaaaaaatatatggacACTTTTAATCTTGAAATTACAGAATGTGGGTTATTTTTGAGTAAGGAACGTCCTTACCTAGGAGCATCCCCTGATGGCTTACTGGGATCAGAAACAATAATAGAAGTAAAATGTCCATATAGTTCGCGGAACAAAGAAGTTTGTCCACTAAATGTGCCATATCTACAATATGAAAATGGGAAACTCTCTTTGAAAAAGAACAACATATATTACTATCAAATACAAGGGCAATTGTATGTCACAAAAAGGAAATTTTGCAACTTATTGGTTTATACCTTCAAAAGTTTAGAAGTCATATTCATTGATTATGATGAAGAATTCATTAAGTACATGTTAGAAaaacttgattatttttatcacaactTCTTTAAAGCTGCTGTGATTAAAAAACTCCtatataaagaataa
- the LOC123867069 gene encoding uncharacterized protein LOC123867069, translating into MPLCAVPGCTNSGVHLFPKDPKLKKQWEKVIRRKNFVATLHSRLCRNHFQESDYVGESAYTGYPQICRYLKKGTIPSIFPWSTHVSTTPTSRARRYLARSRRQIDFGQPTVDESIPEPSTSTEIEISTIIESSTEDITPKAISVSTQCGSTLGILSLEAMRGNNKTIHFYTGLENYDKFMLLLDTLTPMCYNLNYLRSTVMNVCVRDQMLITMMKLRRYLPDFELAFLFGISETNVANIFITWINFMYEIWNLIDIWPTKELVEYFMPEAFKRGFPSTRIIVDTTEIPITKPGNPIAQQVTFSNYKHKNTVKAMIGATPGGLISYISECYGGSVSDRQIIERSELVNRCDSGDSIMADRGFNVQDIFATKDVTINIPTYLKGKTQIPGIRIVQDRKLASKRVHIERIIGLAKTYKILKSELSPYHVALSSRILFICAFVCNFRENIMK; encoded by the exons atgccTCTTTGTGCTGTGCCAGGATGTACTAACTCCGGTGTCCATTTATTTCCGAAAGAtccaaagttaaaaaaacagtGGGAGAAGGTTATACGTCGCAAAAATTTTGTGGCGACTTTGCATAGCAGGTTATGTCGGAATCATTTCCAAGAGTCTGATTATGTAGGAGAGTCAGCTTACACAG gatatCCTCAAATATGCAGGTATTTAAAAAAGGGGACCATACCAAGCATATTTCCTTGGTCCACCCATGTGTCAACAACGCCTACATCAAGAGCCCGTCGATATTTGGCAAGAAGCAGACGCCAAATTGACTTCGGTCAACCAACTGTGGATGAAAGTATTCCAGAACCCTCTACGAGTACTGAAATAGAAATATCTACAATAATAGAGTCCTCAACAGAAGACATTACTCCAAAAGCAATATCTGTTAGCACTCAGTGTGGTAGTACTTTAGGAATATTATCACTAGAAGCTATGAGAggcaataataaaactattcatTTTTATACCGGTCTTGAAAACTATGACAAATTCATGCTGCTCTTAGACACATTAACTCCTATGTGCTATAATTTAAACTATTTGAGAAGTACAGTTATGAATGTTTGTGTTCGTGACCAAATGTTAATAACAATGATGAAACTTAGAAGGTATTTACCAGATTTTGAGTTGGCATTTTTGTTTGGTATTTCAGAAACTAATGttgcaaacatttttataacatggatcaattttatgtatgaaatatggaatttaattgatatttggCCCACTAAAGAATTAGTTGAATACTTTATGCCGGAGGCATTTAAAAGAGGTTTTCCGAGTACAAGAATTATTGTGGACACAACGGAAATACCCATTACAAAGCCTGGTAATCCTATAGCACAGCAAGTGACATTCAGCAattataaacacaaaaatactGTGAAGGCTATGATTGGGGCAACACCTGGTGGTCTAATATCATATATCTCAGAATGTTATGGTGGTTCTGTCAGTGATAGACAGATCATAGAAAGATCTGAGCTGGTTAATCGTTGTGACAGTGGCGACTCTATTATGGCTGATAGAGGTTTCAATGTGCAGGATATATTTGCTACAAAAGACGTTACTATTAATATTCCAACATATTTGAAAGGAAAGACACAAATACCTGGTATTAGAATAGTCCAGGATCGAAAACTAGCAAGCAAACGAGTGCACATAGAACGTATTATTGGGCTAGCCAAAACTTAcaagattttaaaaagtgaattaaGCCCATACCACGTAGCCTTATCATCAagaattttattcatttgtgcttttgtatgtaattttagagaaaatattatgaaataa